A genomic stretch from Carassius auratus strain Wakin unplaced genomic scaffold, ASM336829v1 scaf_tig00011627, whole genome shotgun sequence includes:
- the LOC113073215 gene encoding class E basic helix-loop-helix protein 22-like yields the protein MDRRINLGGDIFHKTLSAVSSKKMDSFRPAAGIDLGSRDSQSPLSCFEQTDPDSVQPGGRAGTLGLPTGSLCVKYGESTNRTSAAESSGGEQSPDDDSDGRCEMMLMTDGRTTVPGAKSEGGKKNKEQKVLRLNINARERRRMHDLNDALDELRAVIPYAHSPSVRKLSKIATLLLAKNYILMQAQALEEMRRLVAYLNQGQAISAASLPATTALTPGLSAYEQPAGYPFPAGVGASSCPDKCALFNSVTSSLCKQCTDKP from the coding sequence ATGGACAGGAGAATAAACTTGGGTGgtgacatttttcacaaaactCTCAGCGCAGTCTCGAGCAAAAAGATGGACTCGTTCCGACCGGCTGCGGGTATTGATCTCGGTTCGCGGGACAGCCAGTCGCCCCTCAGCTGTTTTGAGCAGACCGACCCAGACTCAGTGCAGCCCGGTGGGAGAGCGGGCACGCTGGGTCTGCCCACCGGGTCTTTGTGTGTGAAATACGGCGAAAGCACAAACAGGACTTCGGCTGCGGAGAGCAGTGGCGGCGAACAGAGCCCAGACGATGACAGCGACGGCCGATGCGAGATGATGCTCATGACGGACGGGAGAACGACGGTGCCCGGTGCAAAGTCAGAGGGAGGTAAGAAAAACAAAGAGCAAAAAGTCCTGAGACTAAACATCAACGCCCGGGAGAGACGGAGAATGCACGACCTGAACGATGCGCTCGATGAGCTGCGCGCGGTCATCCCTTACGCGCACAGTCCGTCTGTACGGAAACTCTCCAAAATTGCCACCTTGCTCTTAGCCAAAAATTACATCCTCATGCAGGCACAGGCGCTGGAGGAGATGAGACGGCTGGTTGCGTATCTCAACCAAGGCCAGGCTATCTCTGCCGCCTCGCTGCCCGCGACCACAGCTCTCACACCGGGGTTGAGCGCATACGAGCAGCCGGCTGGGTACCCGTTCCCTGCAGGAGTTGGAGCGTCCTCCTGTCCAGACAAATGTGCCCTTTTCAACAGTGTCACCTCCAGCCTCTGTAAGCAATGCACTGACAAGCCTTAA